The proteins below are encoded in one region of Scophthalmus maximus strain ysfricsl-2021 chromosome 4, ASM2237912v1, whole genome shotgun sequence:
- the cmtm3 gene encoding CKLF-like MARVEL transmembrane domain-containing protein 3: MGDIEAPDSRPRQTVLLSVLPSREFASSRKGMLLIAEVALSFISFVCFAASTAAAFVTVPLLEFLAALFLLFAYSTKFNERFKGFLWPLMDFMRCVTASVIFFIVSIIAVSRYVDGSSKAAGVFGFIATIVFALDFYLIFNELANFLKQGGESNEEPSRQQDEFSDSDSD, translated from the exons ATGGGGGACATCGAGGCTCCCGACTCTCGGCCGCGCCAGACTGTCCTGCTCTCCGTTCTCCCGAGCAGAGAGTTCGCCTCCTCCAGGAAAGGAATGCTCCTTATTGCTGAAGTG gCTCTTTCCTTCATttcgtttgtgtgttttgcggCGTCCACGGCCGCGGCCTTCGTGACAGTCCCGCTGCTGGAGTTCCTGGCTGCGCTCTTCTTGTTGTTTGCTTACTCCACCAAATTCAACGAGAGGTTTAAAGGCTTCCTCTGGCCTCTCATG GATTTCATGAGATGTGTGACCGCCTCCGTTATCTTTTTCATCGTCTCCATCATTGCAGTGTCCAGATATGTGGACGGGTCCTCTAAGGCTGCCGGG GTGTTTGGTTTCATTGCCACCATCGTGTTCGCTCTAGACTTTTACCTCATTTTCAATGAGCTGGCTAACTTCCTGAAGCAGGGAGGGGAGTCCAATGAGGAGCCATCAAGACAGCAAG ATGAGTTTTCAGACTCTGATTCAGACTGA
- the LOC118302366 gene encoding proteolipid protein 2 isoform X1, giving the protein MSADHGTITSMDVDVAFVKSKRGILKVAEMVTLFVAFVCFTVGSRPEYITASVMEFLITSLLLSLYLFKLNKRLTFFFWPLVDMVNSVLAAVFFTVLSLVALITYHVTGTLVGGIVTFMSAALLCVDSYTLFRSITFNKRRGESQSQGSGAVNGGAADHP; this is encoded by the exons ATGTCAGCGGATCACGGCACAATAACATCCATGGACGTGGACGTAGCTTTCGTCAAATCCAAGAGGGGAATCCTGAAGGTGGCAGAGATG GTGACTCTGTTCGTGGcctttgtgtgtttcactgtagGATCCAGACCAGAGTACATTACAGCCTCAGTGATGGAGTTCCTCATCACTTCATTGCTGCTGTCGTTGTACCTGTTCAAACTCAACAAGAGGCTGACTTTCTTCTTTTGGCCGCTGGTG GATATGGTCAATTCAGTCTTGGCAGCGGTCTTCTTCACTGTCCTGAGCCTGGTGGCTTTGATCACATACCACGTCACAGGCACACTGGTCGGAGGG ATAGTTACTTTCATGTCAGCTGCTCTTCTCTGTGTGGACAGCTACACGCTGTTCAGGAGCATCACATTCAACAAGCGGAGAGGTGAAAGCCAGAGTCAAGGGAGTGGCGCCGTCAATGGGGGCGCCGCGGACCACCCATGA
- the LOC118302366 gene encoding chemokine-like factor isoform X2 yields the protein MKLQHHVSGSRHNNIHGRGRSFRQIQEGNPEGGRDGSRPEYITASVMEFLITSLLLSLYLFKLNKRLTFFFWPLVDMVNSVLAAVFFTVLSLVALITYHVTGTLVGGIVTFMSAALLCVDSYTLFRSITFNKRRGESQSQGSGAVNGGAADHP from the exons ATGAAATTGCAACATCATGTCAGCGGATCACGGCACAATAACATCCATGGACGTGGACGTAGCTTTCGTCAAATCCAAGAGGGGAATCCTGAAGGTGGCAGAGATG GATCCAGACCAGAGTACATTACAGCCTCAGTGATGGAGTTCCTCATCACTTCATTGCTGCTGTCGTTGTACCTGTTCAAACTCAACAAGAGGCTGACTTTCTTCTTTTGGCCGCTGGTG GATATGGTCAATTCAGTCTTGGCAGCGGTCTTCTTCACTGTCCTGAGCCTGGTGGCTTTGATCACATACCACGTCACAGGCACACTGGTCGGAGGG ATAGTTACTTTCATGTCAGCTGCTCTTCTCTGTGTGGACAGCTACACGCTGTTCAGGAGCATCACATTCAACAAGCGGAGAGGTGAAAGCCAGAGTCAAGGGAGTGGCGCCGTCAATGGGGGCGCCGCGGACCACCCATGA